Proteins co-encoded in one Brassica rapa cultivar Chiifu-401-42 chromosome A02, CAAS_Brap_v3.01, whole genome shotgun sequence genomic window:
- the LOC117131990 gene encoding uncharacterized protein LOC117131990, translating to MDPRETIKLAETESTLWAEAQIVKEQRGPHVEGSAVPLIQGRWCFTDGSWKEDSGFSGQGWFSTLEGFEGLMGARNVRASLSPLHAEMEALLWAMECMRNLRQFQVIFATNCSQLVKMVS from the coding sequence ATGGATCCAAGGGAGACGATTAAACTGGCAGAAACAGAGTCCACACTATGGGCTGAGGCGCAGATAGTGAAGGAACAGAGAGGGCCACATGTAGAGGGTTCGGCAGTACCGTTAATCCAAGGAAGATGGTGCTTCACTGATGGGTCCTGGAAAGAGGATAGTGGTTTCTCTGGCCAGGGGTGGTTTAGTACTTTAGAAGGCTTTGAGGGTTTGATGGGAGCAAGGAATGTTAGGGCTAGTCTATCTCCTCTACATGCAGAGATGGAAGCATTACTTTGGGCAATGGAGTGTATGAGGAACTTACGACAATTTCAGGTTATATTTGCAACgaattgttctcaattggtgaagatggtttcgtaA